In Nocardia sp. NBC_00403, the DNA window GGAGTCCTCATGCCCGAGGCCGTCATCGTTTCGACCGCCCGCTCCCCGATCGGCCGCGCCGCAAAAGGCTCGTTGGTCGATATGCGGCCCGACGATCTGACGACGCAGATCGTGCGCGCGGCGCTCGACAAGGTGCCTGCGCTGGACCCGGCCCAGATCGACGATCTGATCCTCGGCTGCGGTTCGCCCGGCGGTGAGCAGGGCTTCAACCTCGCCCGCATCGTCGCCGTGCAGCTCGGCTACGACTTCGTGCCCGGCACCACCGTGCACCGCTACTGCGCCTCGTCGCTGCAGTCCACCCGGATGGCGTTCCACGCGATCAAGGCCGGCGAGGGTGACGTATTCATCTCCGCGGGTGTGGAGACGGTGTCCCGCTACAAGAACGGCTCCGCCGACAGCTGGCCGAACACGCAGAACTCGCTCTTCGACGAGGCGAGGGCGCGCACCGCGAAGGCCGCCGAGGGCGGCGCGGGCATCTGGCACGACCCGCGCGAAGACGGCCTGATCCCGGACGCCTACATCGCGATGGGCCAGACCGCGGAGAATGTCGCGTCCCTCACCGGCATCACTCGTGAGGACCAGGACCGCTGGGGCGTTCGCTCGCAGAACCGGGCTGAGGCAGCCATCAAGGCCGGTTTCTTCGAGCGCGAGATCACCCCGATCACCCTCCCCGACGGCACAGTCGTTTCCAAGGACGACGGCCCGCGCGCCGGTGTCACCTACGAGGCGGTCAGCCAGCTCAAGCCGGTCTTCCGGCCGGACGGCAGCATTACCGCCGGTAACTGCTGCCCGCTCAACGACGGCGCCGCCGCGCTGGTCATCATGAGCGACACCAAGGCCAAGGAACTCGGCCTGACCCCGCTGGCGCGCATCGTGTCCACCGGTGTCTCCGGCCTTTCCCCCGAGATCATGGGCCTCGGCCCGATCGAGGCCATCAAGCGCGCCCTGGCGCTGGCAGGCAAGACGGTCGATGACATCGACCTGTTCGAGATCAACGAGGCGTTCGCGGTGCAGGTGCTCGGCTCTGCCCGCGAGCTGAAGATCGACGAGGACAAGCTGAACGTCTCCGGCGGCGCGATCGCGCTCGGCCACCCGTTCGGCATGACCGGCGCCCGCATCACCACCACGCTGCTCAACAACCTCCAGACCTACGACAAGCAGTTCGGCGTGGAGTCCATGTGCGTCGGCGGCGGCCAGGGCATGGCAATGGTTATCGAGCGCCTCAGCTAGTTACGTCAATCGAACGGCTCCCTGTCCGGCGGACAGGGAGCCGTTCGGCGTTTCACGCCCACGGCACCCGATCAGGCCGGATGCGGGTTCAGCTTGTCGATGTCACACTTCCCGACCGGGTTCCGTCTTCTAAGCAAACACATAGGTGAACAACCCACCAAGGAGCCCCCTCCCATGCACACCGCCTACGTCATCGTCACTGTCCTCGCCGCCGCCTGGGTCGGCTTCTCCGGCTTCTCGCTGCTGCGGCGCGCCAAGTTCGTGGTGGACCCGCTGGTCGAATACGGCGTCCCCGAGTCGTGGTGGACCTGGCTCGGCCTCGCCAAGACCGCGGGCGCGATCGGCCTGGTCGCCGGCCTGTGGATCCCCGTCATCGGCTATGCCGCCGCGGTCGGCATCGTGCTCTATTTCGCGGGTGCGATCATCACCAACATCCGCGCCCGTGCCTACTCCAGCATCCCCTTCCCGCTGCTGTACATGGTTCCGGTCAT includes these proteins:
- a CDS encoding DoxX family protein, yielding MHTAYVIVTVLAAAWVGFSGFSLLRRAKFVVDPLVEYGVPESWWTWLGLAKTAGAIGLVAGLWIPVIGYAAAVGIVLYFAGAIITNIRARAYSSIPFPLLYMVPVIVAVGLGAAA
- a CDS encoding acetyl-CoA C-acetyltransferase, giving the protein MPEAVIVSTARSPIGRAAKGSLVDMRPDDLTTQIVRAALDKVPALDPAQIDDLILGCGSPGGEQGFNLARIVAVQLGYDFVPGTTVHRYCASSLQSTRMAFHAIKAGEGDVFISAGVETVSRYKNGSADSWPNTQNSLFDEARARTAKAAEGGAGIWHDPREDGLIPDAYIAMGQTAENVASLTGITREDQDRWGVRSQNRAEAAIKAGFFEREITPITLPDGTVVSKDDGPRAGVTYEAVSQLKPVFRPDGSITAGNCCPLNDGAAALVIMSDTKAKELGLTPLARIVSTGVSGLSPEIMGLGPIEAIKRALALAGKTVDDIDLFEINEAFAVQVLGSARELKIDEDKLNVSGGAIALGHPFGMTGARITTTLLNNLQTYDKQFGVESMCVGGGQGMAMVIERLS